GCACCCGAAACCAAGCCATCATATGGCCATAGATAAGATGCTATATTATCACCACTCTTCTTTGGATAATTCTCGTTAAACAGTCCAACCGCAGCCCCACTCCTCACGCCATAAAACTGATTGATCAGATCAAACAGATCTTTGGCTTTTGTGTGATATGCCACCGGCTCCTCCGGCTCTTCCGGAGTTATAGGCTCCGGCGGTATATACTCCTCAATATCATCCCCCGAGCATGATATTAGCATCAGGGTGATGAATATTAAAGGAAACATTAACTTCTTCATTTTGAACTCAGTTTATTTTATTGAAGTTACATTAGTAAATGTATGTATCTTCAAACCATTTGCATTTGTATCTATCGTGATAGTTGCATGTGTGTAGTCCAGACTTCCCTTCATTTTCCAGAGGTGATCCCACTGGCTCCATGGGAACTCATAAAGTGAATAGAATGAAGCAGGTTCACCGCCTACGGGGCGTTCAGGGCTTACATTATCATTTCTTCCCCAGCACACCTCCTGTCCGTTTACAACAGCAATAAAGTAGTATCTTTCTTCTGTCCATCCCAGCCAGCTTGGAGGGTTAGTTTCGGGACGCGATTGATCAATGAATATTATATCACCCTCACCAACAAACTTACCATTGCCAACATAGTTCAGAACAGCAATATTATCGAATGTAGCACCCCAGATACATCTTACCGAGTTGCCAATAATATCCGTCTTCATGGACATTGTGCCGAAGTCGACCGTTAGCCTCACCACCTGATCCAATGCAGGAGCAGCCATTGCAACCTCCCCCTCCCTCAGCTTTGAAGTGTCGTCGATATAGTAGCTGAAAGCCTCACCGGAGGCAGCAGATTTGAATATCATCTCACCTTCGGAAAGAGTTGTATATATCTGGAAGACACCTTCCTCAACCATTCGGAAAGGAATACCTGTCTGCCCGCCATTCTCAGTTGCCGAACCATGCAGGAACAGAGCAGTAGGAATGTTATCGATACCCTCACCCCTTGTCACCTGGATAGATGCTACCTTATCTGTGGTTTTAACAACACCCCCCTTGGATGCGATTACAGTCCATATTATCGTTCCTGTCTCTTCCGGCATAATACCTGCGTTTCTTGCTATCGTATTTAGAACAGCCTGGGTAACCGATAAGTTTGGAAGAGCTCCAAGATTACTTTTCATTCTTGCAAGAGGATTTGAAAAATCACCTCCCGCTTTGTCGAACAACACCTCATAAAGCACCACACCACCATCGGCAGCTTCACCGCCGCTCCATGAGAGCTGAACCGGAACATTTGATGTCACATCCAACAAAATTGCAGAGGTCGAGCTCAGCTCAGTGGGAACAGTGAAGTCGGTATTCAGCTCATAATTTTCCTGGCAGCCTAACAATGCCAGTGCAACTATAAATATTGATATTATTTTTTTCATTTTCTATACTGTTAAAGCGTTTTCAATTTTACCAATTGGGGTTCTGTGTCAGATTTTGATTAAGGTCCCTTTCAGCCTGAGGTATAGGCCAGAGGTAATGCTTGCTTGCATCAAAACTTCTATTCTCAATGCGAACATAGCCATTGTCTGTACCCACAGCATCATTTGTCCTAATGCCATGGCACCATCCATTCAGCACCTCATCAGCAATTCTCCATCTGAAGATATCCTTGTGTCTGTGACCCTCAAGAGCAAGTTCAGAGCGTCGCTCATTCCTGATAATCTGGATCAGTTCATTTTGTGAAGCAGCAGGAAACTCAACAGCCTCGGGGTTTGTAAATCCTGCTCTCAGACGTATCGGCTTGATGGTGATATCCCATGCTGCACTGTTGAAATTGCCTAGTTCGGCAACCGCCTCAGCATGCATAAGCAAAATATCAGCATAGCGGATAATGATC
This portion of the Lascolabacillus massiliensis genome encodes:
- a CDS encoding SusE domain-containing protein; amino-acid sequence: MKKIISIFIVALALLGCQENYELNTDFTVPTELSSTSAILLDVTSNVPVQLSWSGGEAADGGVVLYEVLFDKAGGDFSNPLARMKSNLGALPNLSVTQAVLNTIARNAGIMPEETGTIIWTVIASKGGVVKTTDKVASIQVTRGEGIDNIPTALFLHGSATENGGQTGIPFRMVEEGVFQIYTTLSEGEMIFKSAASGEAFSYYIDDTSKLREGEVAMAAPALDQVVRLTVDFGTMSMKTDIIGNSVRCIWGATFDNIAVLNYVGNGKFVGEGDIIFIDQSRPETNPPSWLGWTEERYYFIAVVNGQEVCWGRNDNVSPERPVGGEPASFYSLYEFPWSQWDHLWKMKGSLDYTHATITIDTNANGLKIHTFTNVTSIK